One window of the Dehalococcoidia bacterium genome contains the following:
- a CDS encoding ABC transporter permease has product MLKFSILNAFRRKGIAIIAIIGTALGVALMTVLLSISDGMDAQMTSTANEMAGWIAVYPESAPLGYIMPSQIGFPESYADEIKQIDNVKGDAVSPLIMAFVPTEVADYGDPMGVNLRGADKQASVLLGESNPFDQNNIIEGRAPDEGRDEVIIGNMLAIFGKAKGGNYADVGGVINFPVGNSAVTLTVVGIFETGNHLYDGAIYTDIDTARKLMPTLAADEVNYIHVEATDIEYVQGVANDIKAIFADRQVPVTAKVATDMMESFAGMMDVFHSFLWIVSLVAAVAGGFSIFIVMLISVIERTKEFGILKASGWSNFNIVGSVVGQSITVGLLGAACGLLMGYGALQAINAYLNVDIGIITWRLVLIIVSFGVAMGIIGGLYPALRAAKVSPIESLRAI; this is encoded by the coding sequence GTGCTTAAGTTTTCCATTCTAAACGCCTTCCGCAGGAAGGGAATAGCTATTATAGCTATCATTGGCACTGCGCTAGGCGTCGCTCTTATGACGGTGCTTCTCTCCATCTCCGATGGAATGGATGCTCAAATGACCTCGACGGCGAACGAGATGGCGGGCTGGATAGCAGTGTACCCGGAGTCCGCGCCGTTGGGATATATAATGCCCAGCCAGATCGGGTTCCCGGAATCTTATGCGGATGAAATAAAGCAGATCGATAACGTTAAAGGGGATGCCGTATCCCCGCTCATAATGGCGTTTGTTCCAACTGAAGTCGCCGATTATGGCGATCCTATGGGGGTAAATTTGAGGGGGGCTGATAAGCAGGCATCTGTGCTGCTGGGGGAGAGCAACCCTTTTGATCAGAACAACATAATTGAGGGCAGGGCGCCGGATGAGGGTCGGGATGAGGTAATTATCGGGAATATGCTGGCTATCTTCGGCAAGGCAAAGGGTGGGAATTATGCCGATGTCGGCGGGGTGATAAACTTTCCTGTAGGCAATAGCGCGGTTACGCTGACCGTAGTCGGCATATTCGAGACGGGCAATCATTTATATGACGGGGCGATATATACTGATATTGATACAGCGCGTAAGCTGATGCCAACGCTGGCCGCTGATGAGGTTAATTACATTCATGTAGAAGCTACCGATATCGAATATGTACAGGGTGTCGCGAATGATATAAAGGCGATATTTGCAGATCGCCAGGTGCCCGTTACGGCAAAAGTTGCTACCGATATGATGGAAAGCTTTGCCGGCATGATGGATGTATTTCACAGCTTCTTATGGATAGTGTCGCTGGTGGCTGCAGTAGCCGGAGGGTTTTCTATCTTTATCGTAATGCTGATATCGGTCATTGAGAGGACCAAGGAGTTCGGGATTCTGAAGGCGTCCGGATGGTCTAATTTTAATATAGTGGGTTCTGTGGTTGGACAATCGATAACCGTAGGTTTGCTGGGAGCCGCTTGCGGTCTTCTAATGGGCTATGGCGCTTTGCAAGCTATAAATGCGTATTTGAATGTCGATATCGGCATAATAACGTGGCGACTGGTGTTAATTATTGTTAGTTTTGGTGTGGCAATGGGGATCATAGGAGGATTGTATCCTGCTCTTAGAGCAGCGAAGGTCAGTCCTATAGAGAGCTTGCGGGCTATATAA
- a CDS encoding ABC transporter ATP-binding protein — translation MNDRVFTENQNSSVYQVSGSEQQIRRNIVIASKVTKVYGRGRTKVSALQSVDLKVRDGEFLAILGPSGSGKTTLLNMLGALDRPTKGRVIIDGAETSKMAESGLYKVRRDKLGFIFQTYYLVPSLNALQNVLIPVLPIRGNKRYYMKAVRLLKLVGLKDRLHHKPGELSGGEQQRVAIARSLIMNPSLILADEPTGNLDTKTSAEVIDIMLQLNRKNKKTFIVVTHDRRLAEKAERVLYLCDGRLSSVCPEGF, via the coding sequence ATGAATGATAGAGTTTTTACTGAAAATCAGAATAGCTCTGTATATCAAGTTTCGGGCAGCGAACAGCAGATACGCCGCAACATCGTCATCGCAAGCAAAGTTACTAAGGTATATGGAAGAGGCCGGACCAAGGTGAGCGCGCTACAATCCGTTGATCTAAAAGTTAGGGACGGGGAGTTTTTGGCAATACTCGGACCGTCGGGGAGCGGGAAGACCACACTACTTAATATGCTAGGGGCATTAGATAGACCGACCAAAGGCAGGGTCATCATCGATGGAGCAGAAACAAGCAAGATGGCGGAAAGCGGTCTGTATAAGGTGCGCCGTGATAAGCTGGGGTTCATTTTTCAGACGTATTATCTTGTGCCGAGTTTGAACGCTTTGCAGAATGTGCTTATACCAGTATTGCCAATCAGGGGTAATAAGAGGTATTATATGAAGGCTGTGCGTCTTTTAAAGCTAGTCGGCTTAAAAGACCGCCTGCACCACAAGCCTGGTGAGCTTTCCGGTGGGGAGCAGCAGAGGGTAGCTATAGCTCGTTCGCTGATAATGAATCCGAGCTTGATACTTGCTGATGAACCGACCGGCAATTTGGACACCAAGACCAGTGCAGAAGTTATCGATATTATGTTGCAATTGAATAGAAAGAATAAAAAGACATTTATTGTAGTCACCCACGATCGCAGGTTGGCTGAAAAGGCGGAGAGGGTCTTATATCTTTGTGACGGCAGGCTGTCAAGCGTCTGCCCGGAGGGTTTTTAA
- the rplD gene encoding 50S ribosomal protein L4, with amino-acid sequence MVQVPVYNSSGNVIDNIELSDAVFGVPMNSAVVHQAMLRQNANARQGTVGVKTRGQVSGGGRKPYKQKGTGRARRGSSRSPLIRGGGVIFGPQARSYRQGMPKKMRRLALRCVLSCKVADGEVKVIDRLSFDEPNTKEMAGIVKALNLGHSLMIVTEEPDGNVYKSARNLNGTDILPAYMMSVGDLIAHRQILISLPAIRKVDELWQPSSKETAKA; translated from the coding sequence GTGGTACAGGTTCCGGTATACAATTCGTCGGGTAATGTAATAGATAATATTGAACTGAGCGACGCAGTTTTCGGCGTTCCCATGAATTCAGCCGTTGTGCACCAGGCTATGCTGAGACAGAATGCCAATGCGCGCCAGGGCACGGTTGGGGTTAAGACTCGCGGGCAGGTATCCGGCGGCGGCAGGAAGCCTTATAAACAGAAGGGCACAGGCCGGGCGCGGCGCGGCAGTTCACGTTCTCCGCTTATTCGGGGAGGCGGTGTCATTTTTGGGCCGCAGGCCAGAAGTTACAGGCAGGGCATGCCGAAAAAAATGAGAAGGCTTGCTTTAAGATGTGTTCTATCCTGCAAAGTGGCGGACGGAGAAGTGAAGGTAATAGATAGGTTATCATTCGATGAGCCAAACACTAAAGAGATGGCGGGTATAGTTAAAGCGTTGAATCTGGGACATTCGCTTATGATAGTTACCGAAGAGCCTGATGGAAATGTGTATAAATCGGCGAGGAACTTAAACGGCACCGATATTCTACCCGCTTATATGATGAGCGTTGGCGACTTGATCGCTCATCGGCAGATCTTGATTTCATTGCCGGCAATAAGAAAAGTAGATGAGCTTTGGCAACCGTCCTCAAAAGAGACGGCAAAGGCATAG